The following proteins are encoded in a genomic region of Alnus glutinosa chromosome 8, dhAlnGlut1.1, whole genome shotgun sequence:
- the LOC133875743 gene encoding respiratory burst oxidase homolog protein C-like isoform X1 has protein sequence MQNMETEGVRISYPGDQYHHHSDSEITESESNVYSGPLSGPLNKRAGMKSNSSASCNICDDSVAAQSVKTSAVASDLEKDPQLTSPARGLEKRTSFGSSVVRSASARITQVSQELKRLTSFLKRAPPARFDRTKSAATQALKGLKFISKTDDDAGWPAVEKQFNKLTASTNGSLPRSLFGKCIGMNEESTDFAGNLFDALARERGMKGDSINKAQLKEFWDQISEQSFDSRLRTFFDMVDKDADGRITEVEIREIICLSASANKLLNIQKQAQEYAALIMEEFDPDHLGYIMIDDLEMLLLPTPNQSLRGGDSQNLSKKLSKKLKYTKEKNRLRRWSQSTKYFLQDNWQRVCIIALWIGVMCGLFAYKFVQYRNKAAYEVMDHCVCMAKGAAETLKLNMALILLPVCRNTITYLRNKTTLGVVIPFDDNLNFHQMIAGGIAIGTGIHAIYHLACDFPRLIYARSDKYKLMEPFFGDQPSSYWRFVKSTEGVTGIVMVVLMAIAFTLASPWFRRSELKRLPKPLKSLTGFNAFWYSHHLFIIVYILLILHGIYLYLIKEWYKKTTWMYLAVPLALYVCERLIRALRSSIEPVTILKVAVYRENVLSLHMSKPEGFSYKSGQYMFVNCAALSPFEWHPFSLTSAPGEDYLSVHIRSRGDWTQQLITRFSKVCKPPPSGESGLLRADFLQGDSNSNFPKVLIDGPYGAPAQEYKNYEVVLLVGLGIGATPMISIMKDIVNNIKAVKEEEEDALENGMNGRSGQTLKATTAEAVPKRKAAGSTINNFQTRKTYFYWVTREQGSFDWFRGEMNEVAELDSRGVIDLNTYCTSVYEEGDARSALIAMLQSLNHAKNGIDIVSGTRVKSHFAKPNWHCVYERIASNHTHARVGVFYCGSAALAKELRQLGKDFSHKTSTKFDFHKENF, from the exons ATGCAGAATATGGAAACAGAGGGGGTGCGGATATCTTATCCAGGTGATCAATATCATCATCACTCAGATTCAGAGATCACTGAGAGTGAAAGCAATGTTTACAGTGGTCCACTGAGTGGACCTCTGAACAAAAGAGCAGGAATGAAAAGCAACTCCAGTGCTTCTTGCAATATTTGTGACGATTCTGTTGCTGCTCAAAGTGTTAAGACGTCTGCTGTTGCCTCTGATCTTGAAAAAGATCCCCAGTTGACTTCACCTGCCAGAGGCCTCGAGAAGAGAACCTCGTTTGGTTCCTCAGTCGTAAGAAGCGCTTCTGCACGCATCACGCAGGTCTCTCAGGAACTGAAGCGTCTCACCTCTTTCTTGAAACGGGCCCCTCCAGCTCGCTTTGATCGGACTAAGTCCGCAGCAACTCAGGCTTTGAAGGGCCTCAAGTTTATCAGCAAGACAGATGACGACGCTGGGTGGCCTGCTGTTGAGAAGCAATTCAACAAGCTCACAGCTTCCACCAATGGCTCTCTCCCTCGTTCGCTCTTTGGCAAATGCATAG GAATGAATGAAGAATCGACGGATTTTGCGGGCAACCTTTTTGATGCACTGGCTCGGGAGCGGGGTATGAAGGGTGACTCCATCAACAAGGCCCAGCTGAAAGAGTTCTGGGACCAGATTTCTGAACAGAGCTTCGACTCCAGGCTTCGAACCTTCTTCGACat GGTCGATAAAGATGCTGATGGTAGAATCACTGAAGTGGAAATCAGAGAG ATTATCTGCCTAAGTGCTTCTGCCAACAAACTCTTAAATATCCAGAAACAAGCGCAGGAATATGCAGCCCTGATCATGGAAGAGTTCGATCCAGATCATCTTGGATACATCATG ATAGACGACCTGGAAATGCTTCTGCTGCCAACACCAAACCAGTCTTTAAGAGGTGGAGATAGCCAGAACTTGAGCAAAAAGTTGAGCAAGAAGCTCAAGTATACGAAGGAGAAGAACCGATTAAGGAGATGGAGTCAAAGCACAAAGTATTTCTTACAGGACAACTGGCAGAGAGTTTGCATAATCGCACTGTGGATTGGGGTTATGTGTGGCCTCTTTGCATACAAGTTTGTGCAGTATCGAAACAAAGCTGCATACGAGGTAATGGACCATTGTGTATGCATGGCCAAAGGTGCAGCCGAGACACTAAAGTTGAACATGGCCCTTATTTTACTTCCAGTTTGCAGAAACACCATCACCTATCTCAGGAATAAGACAACACTAGGTGTTGTCATCCCTTTTGATGACAACCTCAATTTCCACCag ATGATAGCAGGGGGAATCGCAATTGGAACTGGAATACATGCAATTTATCATTTAGCTTGTGATTTCCCTCGCCTTATTTATGCAAGGAGTGACAAGTACAAGTTGATGGAACCTTTCTTTGGGGATCAACCATCAAGCTACTGGCGTTTTGTAAAGTCAACAGAAGGAGTGACTGGGATCGTAATGGTAGTGTTGATGGCAATAGCCTTCACGCTAGCTTCCCCTTGGTTCAGGAGAAGTGAGCTCAAACGTCTACCCAAACCCCTCAAGAGTCTCACTGGCTTCAATGCTTTTTGGTATTCCCACCACCTCTTCATCATTGTCTACATTTTGCTGATTCTACATGGTATTTACCTCTACCTGATTAAGGAATGGTACAAGAAAACG ACCTGGATGTATTTGGCTGTTCCACTAGCCCTTTATGTCTGTGAAAGATTGATTAGGGCACTCAGATCCAGCATCGAGCCTGTTACAATACTAAAg GTCGCTGTTTATCGTGAAAATGTCTTGTCACTTCACATGTCCAAGCCCGAGGGCTTCAGTTACAAAAGCGGGCAATACATGTTTGTCAATTGTGCTGCTCTGTCGCCATTCGAATG GCACCCATTTTCCCTCACCTCTGCCCCTGGGGAAGACTACCTAAGTGTTCATATTCGAAGTCGTGGTGATTGGACGCAACAACTCATCACAAGGTTCTCAAAG GTGTGCAAGCCACCTCCTAGTGGGGAAAGTGGACTCCTCAGAGCTGACTTCTTGCAAGGTGATAGCAATTCAAA TTTTCCAAAAGTTCTGATCGATGGTCCATATGGAGCACCAGCACAAGAATACAAAAACTATGAGGTGGTGTTATTAGTCGGGCTGGGAATTGGGGCAACCCCAATGATCAGTATTATGAAGGACATAGTAAACAACATCAAGGCCgtaaaggaggaggaggaggatgcTTTAGAGAATGGAATGAATGGGAGAAGCGGTCAGACATTAAAAGCAACAACAGCAGAAGCagtaccaaaaagaaaagcagCAGGGTCAACGATCAACAACTTCCAGACAAGGAAGACATACTTTTACTGGGTGACACGGGAGCAGGGGTCCTTCGACTGGTTTAGAGGGGAGATGAATGAGGTCGCTGAACTGGACAGCAGGGGAGTGATTGATCTCAATACTTACTGCACCAGCGTCTACGAAGAGGGTGATGCCCGTTCTGCTCTCATTGCCATGCTTCAGTCCCTCAATCATGCGAAGAATGGCATTGACATCGTCTCCGGTACACGTGTCAAGTCTCACTTTGCCAAACCCAACTGGCACTGTGTCTACGAGCGCATTGCCTCTAATCACACCCATGCCCGAGTAG GGGTCTTTTACTGTGGATCAGCAGCGCTTGCGAAAGAGTTACGCCAGCTCGGAAAGGACTTCTCTCACAAGACTTCCACCAAATTTGATTTCCATAAAGAAAATTTCTGA
- the LOC133875743 gene encoding respiratory burst oxidase homolog protein C-like isoform X2: MQNMETEGVRISYPGDQYHHHSDSEITESESNVYSGPLSGPLNKRAGMKSNSSASCNICDDSVAAQSVKTSAVASDLEKDPQLTSPARGLEKRTSFGSSVVRSASARITQVSQELKRLTSFLKRAPPARFDRTKSAATQALKGLKFISKTDDDAGWPAVEKQFNKLTASTNGSLPRSLFGKCIGMNEESTDFAGNLFDALARERGMKGDSINKAQLKEFWDQISEQSFDSRLRTFFDMVDKDADGRITEVEIREEYAALIMEEFDPDHLGYIMIDDLEMLLLPTPNQSLRGGDSQNLSKKLSKKLKYTKEKNRLRRWSQSTKYFLQDNWQRVCIIALWIGVMCGLFAYKFVQYRNKAAYEVMDHCVCMAKGAAETLKLNMALILLPVCRNTITYLRNKTTLGVVIPFDDNLNFHQMIAGGIAIGTGIHAIYHLACDFPRLIYARSDKYKLMEPFFGDQPSSYWRFVKSTEGVTGIVMVVLMAIAFTLASPWFRRSELKRLPKPLKSLTGFNAFWYSHHLFIIVYILLILHGIYLYLIKEWYKKTTWMYLAVPLALYVCERLIRALRSSIEPVTILKVAVYRENVLSLHMSKPEGFSYKSGQYMFVNCAALSPFEWHPFSLTSAPGEDYLSVHIRSRGDWTQQLITRFSKVCKPPPSGESGLLRADFLQGDSNSNFPKVLIDGPYGAPAQEYKNYEVVLLVGLGIGATPMISIMKDIVNNIKAVKEEEEDALENGMNGRSGQTLKATTAEAVPKRKAAGSTINNFQTRKTYFYWVTREQGSFDWFRGEMNEVAELDSRGVIDLNTYCTSVYEEGDARSALIAMLQSLNHAKNGIDIVSGTRVKSHFAKPNWHCVYERIASNHTHARVGVFYCGSAALAKELRQLGKDFSHKTSTKFDFHKENF, translated from the exons ATGCAGAATATGGAAACAGAGGGGGTGCGGATATCTTATCCAGGTGATCAATATCATCATCACTCAGATTCAGAGATCACTGAGAGTGAAAGCAATGTTTACAGTGGTCCACTGAGTGGACCTCTGAACAAAAGAGCAGGAATGAAAAGCAACTCCAGTGCTTCTTGCAATATTTGTGACGATTCTGTTGCTGCTCAAAGTGTTAAGACGTCTGCTGTTGCCTCTGATCTTGAAAAAGATCCCCAGTTGACTTCACCTGCCAGAGGCCTCGAGAAGAGAACCTCGTTTGGTTCCTCAGTCGTAAGAAGCGCTTCTGCACGCATCACGCAGGTCTCTCAGGAACTGAAGCGTCTCACCTCTTTCTTGAAACGGGCCCCTCCAGCTCGCTTTGATCGGACTAAGTCCGCAGCAACTCAGGCTTTGAAGGGCCTCAAGTTTATCAGCAAGACAGATGACGACGCTGGGTGGCCTGCTGTTGAGAAGCAATTCAACAAGCTCACAGCTTCCACCAATGGCTCTCTCCCTCGTTCGCTCTTTGGCAAATGCATAG GAATGAATGAAGAATCGACGGATTTTGCGGGCAACCTTTTTGATGCACTGGCTCGGGAGCGGGGTATGAAGGGTGACTCCATCAACAAGGCCCAGCTGAAAGAGTTCTGGGACCAGATTTCTGAACAGAGCTTCGACTCCAGGCTTCGAACCTTCTTCGACat GGTCGATAAAGATGCTGATGGTAGAATCACTGAAGTGGAAATCAGAGAG GAATATGCAGCCCTGATCATGGAAGAGTTCGATCCAGATCATCTTGGATACATCATG ATAGACGACCTGGAAATGCTTCTGCTGCCAACACCAAACCAGTCTTTAAGAGGTGGAGATAGCCAGAACTTGAGCAAAAAGTTGAGCAAGAAGCTCAAGTATACGAAGGAGAAGAACCGATTAAGGAGATGGAGTCAAAGCACAAAGTATTTCTTACAGGACAACTGGCAGAGAGTTTGCATAATCGCACTGTGGATTGGGGTTATGTGTGGCCTCTTTGCATACAAGTTTGTGCAGTATCGAAACAAAGCTGCATACGAGGTAATGGACCATTGTGTATGCATGGCCAAAGGTGCAGCCGAGACACTAAAGTTGAACATGGCCCTTATTTTACTTCCAGTTTGCAGAAACACCATCACCTATCTCAGGAATAAGACAACACTAGGTGTTGTCATCCCTTTTGATGACAACCTCAATTTCCACCag ATGATAGCAGGGGGAATCGCAATTGGAACTGGAATACATGCAATTTATCATTTAGCTTGTGATTTCCCTCGCCTTATTTATGCAAGGAGTGACAAGTACAAGTTGATGGAACCTTTCTTTGGGGATCAACCATCAAGCTACTGGCGTTTTGTAAAGTCAACAGAAGGAGTGACTGGGATCGTAATGGTAGTGTTGATGGCAATAGCCTTCACGCTAGCTTCCCCTTGGTTCAGGAGAAGTGAGCTCAAACGTCTACCCAAACCCCTCAAGAGTCTCACTGGCTTCAATGCTTTTTGGTATTCCCACCACCTCTTCATCATTGTCTACATTTTGCTGATTCTACATGGTATTTACCTCTACCTGATTAAGGAATGGTACAAGAAAACG ACCTGGATGTATTTGGCTGTTCCACTAGCCCTTTATGTCTGTGAAAGATTGATTAGGGCACTCAGATCCAGCATCGAGCCTGTTACAATACTAAAg GTCGCTGTTTATCGTGAAAATGTCTTGTCACTTCACATGTCCAAGCCCGAGGGCTTCAGTTACAAAAGCGGGCAATACATGTTTGTCAATTGTGCTGCTCTGTCGCCATTCGAATG GCACCCATTTTCCCTCACCTCTGCCCCTGGGGAAGACTACCTAAGTGTTCATATTCGAAGTCGTGGTGATTGGACGCAACAACTCATCACAAGGTTCTCAAAG GTGTGCAAGCCACCTCCTAGTGGGGAAAGTGGACTCCTCAGAGCTGACTTCTTGCAAGGTGATAGCAATTCAAA TTTTCCAAAAGTTCTGATCGATGGTCCATATGGAGCACCAGCACAAGAATACAAAAACTATGAGGTGGTGTTATTAGTCGGGCTGGGAATTGGGGCAACCCCAATGATCAGTATTATGAAGGACATAGTAAACAACATCAAGGCCgtaaaggaggaggaggaggatgcTTTAGAGAATGGAATGAATGGGAGAAGCGGTCAGACATTAAAAGCAACAACAGCAGAAGCagtaccaaaaagaaaagcagCAGGGTCAACGATCAACAACTTCCAGACAAGGAAGACATACTTTTACTGGGTGACACGGGAGCAGGGGTCCTTCGACTGGTTTAGAGGGGAGATGAATGAGGTCGCTGAACTGGACAGCAGGGGAGTGATTGATCTCAATACTTACTGCACCAGCGTCTACGAAGAGGGTGATGCCCGTTCTGCTCTCATTGCCATGCTTCAGTCCCTCAATCATGCGAAGAATGGCATTGACATCGTCTCCGGTACACGTGTCAAGTCTCACTTTGCCAAACCCAACTGGCACTGTGTCTACGAGCGCATTGCCTCTAATCACACCCATGCCCGAGTAG GGGTCTTTTACTGTGGATCAGCAGCGCTTGCGAAAGAGTTACGCCAGCTCGGAAAGGACTTCTCTCACAAGACTTCCACCAAATTTGATTTCCATAAAGAAAATTTCTGA